One window of Phocoena phocoena chromosome 13, mPhoPho1.1, whole genome shotgun sequence genomic DNA carries:
- the PHETA1 gene encoding sesquipedalian-1: MKLNERSLAFYATCDAPADNAGFLYKKGGRHAAYHRRWFVLRGNMLFYFEDAASREPVGVIILEGCTVELVEAAEDFAFAVRFAGARARTYVLAAESQAAMEGWVKALSRASFDYLRLVVRELERQLAAVRAGGGPAPPRRPRALPPKENGCAVWSSETPAAPSPRPGPEPPPLPPRRRASAPNGPLDSASFAQLHEWYGQEVRALRGQWLRSQAQP, from the coding sequence ATGAAGCTGAACGAGCGCAGCCTGGCCTTCTACGCCACCTGCGACGCCCCGGCCGACAACGCGGGCTTCCTGTACAAGAAGGGCGGCCGGCATGCGGCCTACCACCGCCGCTGGTTTGTGCTGCGCGGCAACATGCTCTTCTACTTCGAGGACGCGGCCAGCCGTGAGCCCGTGGGCGTCATCATCCTGGAGGGCTGCACTGTGGAGCTGGTGGAGGCGGCCGAGGACTTCGCCTTCGCCGTGCGCTTCGCTGGGGCCCGGGCCCGCACTTATGTGCTGGCGGCCGAGAGCCAGGCCGCCATGGAGGGCTGGGTGAAGGCGCTGTCGCGGGCCAGCTTCGACTACCTGCGGTTGGTGGTGCGCGAGCTGGAGCGGCAGCTGGCAGCCGTGCGCGCAGGCGGcggcccagccccgccccgccgaCCCCGCGCGCTCCCGCCCAAAGAGAACGGCTGTGCCGTGTGGAGCTCGGAGACGcccgctgcccccagcccccggcccggCCCCGAGCCCCCGCCACTGCCGCCCCGCCGGCGGGCCTCGGCGCCCAACGGGCCTCTCGACTCGGCCTCCTTCGCCCAGCTGCACGAGTGGTACGGGCAGGAGGTCAGGGCGCTGAGGGGCCAGTGGCTCCGCAGCCAGGCCCAGCCCTGA